From Zymoseptoria tritici IPO323 chromosome 6, whole genome shotgun sequence, one genomic window encodes:
- the CYP-30 gene encoding putative P450 monooxygenase (p450 potentially involved in the degradation of fatty acids and/or alkanes. Multiple seq alignment followed by NJ analysis clustered this model with gi41079162; gi3395458, gi29469881, gi70984521 (alkane or fatty acids monooxygenases), and the models GW.2.447.1 ESTEXT_GWP_GW1.C_110666, E_GW.6.936.1, ESTEXT_FGENESH2_PM.C_50060, ESTEXT_GWP_GW1.C_90605.. ...), whose translation MLVALIDRVWANTVLYLIGVATAWSIRQYSSPLISSGLLVGATVVYLMNFIGHVEQERKIENLGGHTAQLRTFSPWNISVLFQGITYARKSMNHIFWGLIFTRAGAGNHSHTAEVQAAGQRIIFTRDEENIKAILATQFQDYGKGPQFRKDWGHFLGLSIFTTDGEIWHNSRTLLRPQFIKDRVSDLHTFEHHIQELLPMLAGDHDGATVRLDDLLFRYTLDAATGFLFGSGVGSLKNGETEFALAFAEAQRVQSIIARAGPMNGLVPRKSFNEAVKILNEFTGRFIDEALALPQHELEKKTKSDEGFTFLHALAGYTRDRTILRDQLVAVLLAGRDTTACTLSWLFYELSTHPEIVKKLRQEILSVVGPNEEPTYDHLKAMRYLTHTMNETLRLYPVVPYNVRVALKDTTLPHGGGPDGLQPIGITEGTPIGYSTFVMQRREDIYPSAKEGFPDPKQFVPERWEGWTPKAWTYIPFNGGPRICIGQQFALTEMAYTVVRILQTYDTVSFYRKNEKFPGTKADIVLQPADGVFVAFKKASRS comes from the exons ATGCTCGTCGCCCTTATCGACCGGGTCTGGGCCAACACCGTCCTCTACCTCATTGGCGTCGCCACAGCATGGTCCATCCGACAGTACTCTTCACCTCTGATTTCTTCGGGACTGCTGGTCGGCGCCACCGTTGTGTATTTGATGAACTTCATCGGCCATGTGGAACAGGagcgcaagatcgagaatCTCGGTGGCCACACAGCGCAATTGAGGACTTTTTCGCCGTGGAATATTTCAGTCTTGTTTCAAGGAATTACCTATGCGAGAAAGTCTATGAATCATATATTTTGGGGACTG ATATTTACCAGAGCTGGTGCGGGCAATCACTCTCACACCGCAGAGGTCCAGGCAGCTGGACAGCGAATTATCTTCACAAGGGATGAAGAGAACATCAAAGCCATTCTCGCGACCCAATTCCAGGACTATGGCAAGGGACCACAGTTCCGGAAGGATTGGGGTCACTTTTTGGGCCTGA GCATCTTCACCACCGATGGAGAGATCTGGCACAACTCTCGTACTCTTCTCCGACCGCAGTTCATCAAGGACCGCGTTTCTGATCTGCACACTTTCGAGCATCACATTCAGGAGCTCTTGCCCATGCTTGCCGGCGATCACGATGGAGCCACTGTCCGTTTAGACGATCTGCTCTTCCGCTACACTCTCGACGCCGCCACTGGTTTCCTATTCGGTAGCGGCGTGGGTAGCTTGAAGAATGGCGAGACGGAATTCGCTCTGGCGTTCGCGGAGGCTCAGAGGGTGCAGTCCATCATCGCTCGGGCTGGCCCCATGAACGGTTTGGTCCCGAGAAAAAGCTTCAACGAGGCTGTAAAGATTCTGAATGAGTTCACCGGCCGTTTCATCGATGAG GCCCTCGCTCTTCCGCAACACGAACTCGAGAAGAAGACCAAGTCCGACGAAGGCTTCACCTTCCTGCACGCTCTCGCTGGCTACACACGTGACCGCACGATCCTTCGCGACCAGCTCGTCGCCGTACTCCTCGCCGGCCGCGATACCACCGCTTGTACCCTTTCCTGGCTCTTCTACGAACTCAGCACACATCCTGAAATTGTCAAGAAACTGCGACAAGAGATTCTCTCCGTCGTCGGCCCTAATGAAGAGCCTACTTACGACCATCTCAAAGCCATGCGCTACCTCACACATACAATGAATGAGACCCTCCGGCTTTACCCAGTCGTGCCGTACAACGTCCGCGTAGCCTTGAAGGACACAACGTTGCCTCACGGTGGCGGTCCAGATGGACTGCAGCCGATTGGTATCACAGAGGGAACCCCCATTGGATATTCGACCTTCGTCATGCAGAGAAGAGAGGACATCTACCCGAGCGCAAAGGAGGGATTCCCGGATCCGAAACAATTCGTACCTGAGAGGTGGGAGGGCTGGACACCGAAGGCATGGACGTATATTCCATTCAATGGAGGCCCGAGAATCTGCATTGGACAGCAGTTTGCGCTGACCGAGATGGCGTACACGGTCGTGCGCATTCTGCAGACTTATGATACGGTGAGCTTCTATCG CAAGAACGAGAAATTTCCGGGTACGAAGGCGGATATTGTGCTCCAGCCAGCGGATGGAGTTTTTGTCGCTTTCAAGAAGGCAAGCAGGTCATGA